The Vibrio sp. SNU_ST1 genome has a segment encoding these proteins:
- the erpA gene encoding iron-sulfur cluster insertion protein ErpA produces MSEVNIPLSFSDAAATRVQTLIAEEENPELKLRVYITGGGCSGFQYGFTFDEKVNDGDTTIVNSGVTLVVDPMSLQYLMGGMVDYTEGLEGARFFVNNPNATTTCGCGASFSV; encoded by the coding sequence GTGAGCGAAGTAAATATCCCATTGTCTTTTTCTGATGCAGCAGCTACCCGCGTACAAACGCTAATTGCTGAAGAGGAAAACCCAGAGCTAAAACTACGTGTCTACATTACAGGCGGTGGTTGTAGTGGCTTCCAATACGGCTTCACATTTGATGAAAAAGTAAATGATGGCGACACTACCATTGTAAATAGCGGTGTGACGCTGGTTGTTGACCCAATGAGCCTACAGTACTTAATGGGCGGCATGGTTGATTACACTGAAGGCCTAGAAGGCGCACGTTTCTTTGTGAACAACCCGAACGCGACAACAACATGTGGTTGTGGCGCATCATTTAGCGTTTAG
- the hemL gene encoding glutamate-1-semialdehyde 2,1-aminomutase: protein MTKSAELYEKAQQTIPGGVNSPVRAFNGVGGSPIFVERADGPLIFDADGKAYIDYVGSWGPMILGHNHVVIRDAVIAAAQRGLSFGAPTETEIKMAELVSEMVPSMEQLRMVSSGTEATMSAIRLARGFTGRDKILKFEGCYHGHADSLLVKAGSGALTLGQPSSPGVPADFAKLTLTATFNNLDSVREIFAANKGEIACIIVEPVAGNMNCIPPVDGFHEGLREICDQEGALLIFDEVMTGFRVAEGCAQAYYNIKPDLTCLGKVIGGGMPVGAFGGRKDVMQYIAPTGPVYQAGTLSGNPVAMAAGYACLNLLREEGNEKRLASKTKQLANGFKQLADKHGIPMLVHQVGGMFGFFFTDQETVTCYEDVTKCDVERFKRFFHLMLDHGVYLAPSAFEASFTSLAHGSKELDATLEAADRSLAIIAAESK from the coding sequence ATGACCAAATCAGCAGAGCTGTACGAAAAAGCACAGCAAACTATTCCTGGTGGCGTAAACTCTCCAGTTCGTGCATTCAATGGCGTAGGTGGTTCTCCTATCTTCGTTGAACGCGCTGATGGCCCACTTATTTTTGATGCTGATGGTAAAGCATATATCGATTACGTTGGCTCTTGGGGTCCAATGATCCTTGGTCACAACCACGTTGTTATTCGTGACGCTGTTATTGCAGCAGCTCAACGCGGCCTTAGCTTCGGTGCTCCAACCGAAACTGAAATCAAGATGGCTGAACTTGTATCTGAGATGGTCCCATCAATGGAACAACTGCGTATGGTGAGCTCAGGTACAGAAGCAACAATGAGTGCGATTCGTCTCGCTCGAGGCTTTACTGGTCGTGACAAAATCCTTAAGTTTGAAGGTTGTTACCACGGTCACGCAGACAGCCTACTTGTAAAAGCAGGTTCTGGAGCACTGACTTTAGGTCAACCAAGCTCTCCTGGCGTACCGGCTGATTTTGCGAAACTAACGCTAACTGCAACTTTCAATAATCTAGATTCAGTACGTGAAATCTTCGCAGCAAACAAAGGTGAGATCGCTTGTATCATCGTTGAGCCTGTAGCGGGCAACATGAACTGTATCCCACCAGTAGATGGCTTCCACGAAGGTCTACGTGAAATCTGTGACCAAGAAGGTGCGTTGCTAATCTTTGATGAAGTAATGACAGGTTTCCGCGTTGCTGAAGGTTGTGCTCAGGCTTACTACAACATCAAGCCAGACTTAACGTGTCTTGGTAAAGTGATCGGCGGCGGCATGCCTGTGGGGGCTTTTGGTGGTCGTAAAGACGTGATGCAATACATCGCACCAACGGGTCCAGTTTACCAAGCAGGTACGCTTTCAGGTAACCCTGTTGCAATGGCTGCTGGCTACGCATGTTTGAACCTTCTAAGAGAAGAAGGCAACGAAAAGCGTCTAGCATCAAAAACTAAGCAGTTGGCAAATGGCTTCAAGCAACTTGCTGACAAGCACGGCATCCCTATGCTAGTGCACCAAGTTGGCGGTATGTTTGGTTTCTTCTTCACAGACCAAGAAACAGTAACGTGCTACGAAGATGTAACTAAGTGTGATGTAGAACGCTTCAAGCGCTTCTTCCATCTAATGTTAGATCACGGTGTTTACCTTGCACCTTCAGCATTCGAAGCAAGCTTTACTTCTCTTGCTCATGGTTCAAAAGAACTGGATGCAACACTAGAAGCTGCTGACCGCTCTCTTGCGATCATTGCTGCTGAAAGCAAATAA
- a CDS encoding AI-2E family transporter, which yields MSEKLKINTSHWVIIIALLAAAYACYLLIEPYVNSIVMAFIISLLMFPIHEWLEKKIPNKENVVSLLSCVILTFIIVIPLLAVFAAIVQQGSLFSQNTYQWVTHGGIQTLFAHPLVVKALSFVNNYLPFDNIEPQAIAQKVGEFATSFGSKLVGISAKILGDATNFLMDFFLMLFVLFFLLRDHDKIISVVRHILPLSRSQEDKLLTEIEQVSKSAVMGSFLTAIAQGFAGGLGMWIAGFPGLFWGTMMGFASFIPVVGTALIWIPAATYLFLTGDTTWAIFLTVYCVAIVGSIDNLLRPLLMQGSAGMNTLMIFFSLLGGIQLFGLIGLIYGPLIFAITIVLFNIYDEEFKDFLNQQDKS from the coding sequence GTGTCAGAAAAACTCAAAATCAATACTAGCCACTGGGTGATCATCATTGCCCTGCTTGCGGCGGCTTATGCTTGTTACTTGCTTATCGAGCCTTATGTAAATTCCATAGTTATGGCATTCATCATCTCGTTGCTGATGTTTCCAATTCACGAATGGCTTGAAAAGAAAATACCGAATAAAGAGAACGTAGTCTCTCTGCTTTCTTGTGTGATCCTGACTTTCATTATTGTTATCCCTTTATTGGCAGTATTTGCAGCAATTGTTCAGCAAGGCTCTCTGTTCTCTCAGAACACCTACCAATGGGTGACACACGGCGGTATTCAGACTCTGTTTGCACACCCACTCGTGGTCAAAGCGCTGTCGTTTGTGAATAACTACCTGCCTTTCGACAACATTGAGCCCCAAGCCATCGCACAGAAAGTCGGAGAATTCGCGACAAGTTTTGGTTCTAAACTGGTTGGTATCAGTGCGAAAATCCTTGGTGATGCGACCAACTTCTTAATGGATTTTTTCTTGATGCTGTTTGTTCTGTTCTTCTTATTAAGAGATCACGACAAAATCATCAGTGTGGTTCGTCATATTCTTCCGCTATCTCGTAGCCAAGAAGACAAGCTCCTCACTGAGATTGAGCAAGTTTCTAAGTCTGCAGTTATGGGCTCATTCTTAACCGCAATAGCGCAAGGTTTTGCGGGTGGTTTAGGTATGTGGATTGCAGGTTTCCCTGGGTTGTTCTGGGGCACTATGATGGGCTTTGCCTCTTTCATCCCAGTGGTCGGTACCGCTCTAATCTGGATCCCAGCCGCAACCTACTTATTCCTAACCGGCGATACCACGTGGGCAATTTTCCTAACGGTTTACTGTGTCGCGATTGTTGGCTCAATTGACAACCTACTGCGCCCGCTGCTGATGCAAGGCAGTGCAGGTATGAATACGCTAATGATCTTCTTCTCACTGTTGGGTGGTATTCAACTGTTTGGCCTCATTGGTCTTATCTACGGCCCACTGATCTTTGCTATTACTATCGTTCTTTTCAATATTTACGATGAAGAGTTTAAAGACTTTTTAAACCAGCAAGACAAGAGTTGA
- the rsmC gene encoding 16S rRNA (guanine(1207)-N(2))-methyltransferase RsmC has product MSAYIAPSQIAQRQLAYFEGKHVLVAGEAEDLFPVELAKHCESVTVFTSNYSYYRQLEGSNTIQRFYGAEFTEETKADLVMLYWPKAKAEAEFLLAMLFAKLGKDTEIVVVGENRSGVKSIEKMFAPYGKVVKYDSARRCSFYWGKCFEQPPAFNLQEWFKTYTVNIGEQSLTVKSLPGVFSHGQFDVGSQLLLDTLPKLKGKVLDFGCGAGVLGAVMASRHPDIELEMCDISAFAVASSQATLEANGLTGNVFASDVYSDTSKDYQFIISNPPFHSGLDTSYNATETLLAQAPNHIKRSGEMIIVANSFLKYIPIIEQAFGKCATLNKTTKFAIYHASK; this is encoded by the coding sequence ATGTCAGCTTATATTGCCCCAAGCCAAATTGCTCAACGTCAACTCGCCTACTTTGAAGGCAAACATGTTTTAGTTGCAGGTGAGGCTGAAGACTTATTCCCTGTTGAATTAGCGAAACATTGTGAATCAGTCACCGTGTTTACTTCTAATTACAGCTACTACCGTCAATTAGAAGGCAGCAACACCATCCAACGTTTTTATGGTGCGGAGTTTACCGAAGAAACCAAAGCCGACTTAGTGATGCTGTACTGGCCAAAGGCCAAAGCGGAAGCGGAATTTCTGTTGGCAATGTTATTTGCCAAGCTAGGTAAAGATACCGAGATTGTCGTAGTTGGCGAAAATCGTTCTGGTGTTAAAAGTATCGAGAAGATGTTCGCTCCTTACGGCAAAGTCGTGAAATACGATTCAGCGCGTCGTTGTTCTTTCTACTGGGGTAAATGCTTCGAGCAACCACCAGCCTTCAACCTGCAAGAGTGGTTTAAAACCTACACGGTTAACATTGGTGAGCAATCACTGACCGTGAAAAGCCTTCCTGGCGTCTTCAGCCACGGGCAATTCGATGTCGGTAGCCAACTTCTGTTGGATACTCTGCCAAAACTAAAAGGCAAGGTACTGGATTTTGGCTGTGGTGCAGGCGTATTAGGCGCGGTAATGGCATCTCGTCACCCTGATATCGAACTGGAAATGTGCGACATCAGTGCATTTGCCGTAGCATCAAGCCAAGCTACGTTAGAAGCGAACGGTTTAACGGGGAATGTCTTCGCCTCAGATGTCTACTCTGATACATCAAAAGATTACCAATTCATCATCAGTAATCCACCATTCCATTCTGGTTTGGATACAAGCTACAACGCGACTGAAACCTTACTTGCTCAGGCTCCTAACCACATAAAGCGTTCTGGTGAGATGATTATTGTTGCGAACAGCTTTTTAAAATACATTCCAATTATTGAGCAAGCTTTTGGAAAATGCGCGACTCTAAATAAGACCACCAAATTCGCGATCTATCACGCAAGCAAATAG
- a CDS encoding response regulator, translated as MFRFYRKQKFKRLQNTLMLAFLVLSITPVTLIAIFFLQSHSQDLQEQSTSHLVSVRDTKQQQIVDYLQAQESQVMGFVRSELANASGGRFYGLINAFQRLGLDIDEARANAQQRYIKGSGDQIKTSILPESSSFIGSERYRLLHKRYHNSYLELLKRSDFDDILLVDINGNIAYSVFKRDDYGTNLLTGKYKDANLGKTFQRLEKDVKDKRKSNEDYTPVIVSDFKDENGKQTAWLGAPIVQQGYLHSYAMFRLPINGITKLIADLNKSSNIQTLLVGDDHLPRSLAHSQESINLSLDVVDKALAGETAVGTFDNAQDQAIIAAYTPIELKYATWALVVELPEKEAFARIHQLEKIFVIVMLTAIILVFVASHYLSNFITSPLLKLTWAAEKVSAGDLDETMINTERKDEIGRLAVSFERMQRSIREKMLLIKSQNDELEDNLKTIQKQNEELQLANKLKDEFLATTSHELRTPLHGMVGIAEALISGANGPIPANQKYQLDIIINSGQRLATLVDDLLDYHKMRYGSLDINKSAVDLSAATSLVLELSHHLLGNKPIRIINQVPCDLGLVSSDPQRLEQVMYNLVGNAIKYTSEGKIVISASVIDDNIRVQVVDTGQGIPAEYLEHIFEPLIQAGQDSSNYRQGAGLGLSISRQLIELMGGSLYVSSQPMLGTTFSFTLPLATQEELDNYSDSGSYSHFQAPDLIDNSQQENSVISEDPNGPLLVIADDEPVNLRVLDSFLKLEGYRVRTACDGPETIELIEKEKPELLLLDIMMPGMSGYQVCEALRKQYDHAQLPIIMLTALNQAEDRVRGFEAGANDYLSKPFNKQELAARITAHLSASKAEQRRLENDQLQLELKHRAMVEANLLETQGRLLEQLESAPEAIICIRDDQRIRFANEAAAKLFRRGQEQLKRSMADEIIAPKYLKVEHAHYCGDIDIYIDDTRQRIPSDILKLPEGSGLDTMYIFNVGGGVNSNRVNNLETAVEALSSYAFEGDKDKLQQLKELGGEFTRLADKATGEGKNKQELMREVLVDVMTNAIIYWESVTGETKFAFAEKSGLWRVYLDRSTLQTRTLDKYLRVETLPKTPRWRTVLSSIEFILEHCKEQTPERTHIETLRDKLQKLLTS; from the coding sequence ATGTTTAGATTCTATCGTAAGCAGAAGTTTAAGCGCCTTCAAAACACTCTAATGCTGGCATTTCTTGTCCTTAGTATTACCCCTGTGACACTTATCGCGATATTTTTCCTCCAATCGCACAGTCAGGATCTTCAGGAACAAAGTACTTCGCACCTTGTTTCGGTCCGTGATACTAAACAGCAGCAAATTGTCGATTACCTACAAGCTCAAGAATCTCAAGTGATGGGCTTTGTTCGCTCAGAGCTTGCCAATGCCAGTGGCGGGCGATTCTATGGTTTGATCAATGCATTTCAACGCCTAGGGTTAGATATTGACGAAGCACGCGCCAATGCGCAGCAGCGTTATATAAAAGGTTCTGGCGATCAAATCAAAACATCGATTCTTCCTGAATCCAGCAGCTTTATTGGCAGCGAGCGCTATCGTCTACTTCATAAGCGTTACCACAACTCTTATTTAGAACTGCTTAAGCGTTCTGATTTTGACGACATTCTATTAGTCGACATTAACGGTAACATCGCTTATTCAGTATTTAAGCGCGATGACTACGGCACCAACTTGCTGACAGGTAAGTACAAAGATGCAAACCTCGGCAAAACCTTTCAACGCCTGGAAAAAGACGTAAAAGACAAACGTAAATCCAACGAAGACTACACGCCGGTTATCGTTTCTGACTTTAAAGACGAAAATGGTAAACAGACCGCATGGTTAGGCGCACCTATCGTTCAACAGGGCTACCTACACAGTTACGCCATGTTTAGACTGCCCATCAATGGTATTACTAAGCTTATTGCCGATCTCAACAAGAGTTCGAATATTCAAACCTTGCTTGTCGGCGATGATCATCTGCCACGTAGCCTTGCCCATTCGCAAGAGTCGATTAATCTGAGTTTAGATGTTGTTGATAAAGCTCTGGCAGGAGAAACGGCCGTTGGCACCTTCGACAACGCTCAAGATCAAGCGATCATCGCTGCATATACTCCAATTGAGCTCAAATATGCGACTTGGGCACTCGTCGTCGAGCTTCCTGAGAAAGAAGCATTTGCTCGTATTCATCAGCTAGAAAAGATCTTTGTGATCGTGATGCTGACGGCGATTATTCTTGTATTTGTCGCATCCCATTATCTGTCTAACTTCATCACATCACCGTTGCTCAAGCTCACATGGGCAGCAGAGAAAGTCTCTGCGGGTGACCTTGATGAAACCATGATTAATACCGAACGAAAAGATGAGATAGGCCGCCTCGCGGTAAGCTTCGAAAGAATGCAGCGTTCGATTCGTGAAAAGATGCTGCTCATTAAGAGTCAAAATGATGAGCTTGAGGACAACCTTAAGACCATTCAAAAACAAAATGAAGAGTTACAACTGGCCAACAAACTTAAAGATGAATTCTTAGCTACAACATCACACGAATTGAGAACGCCATTACATGGCATGGTAGGTATCGCTGAAGCGCTAATATCCGGCGCAAACGGTCCTATTCCTGCCAACCAGAAGTACCAGTTGGATATCATCATCAATAGTGGCCAGAGATTGGCAACACTGGTCGATGATCTACTTGATTACCACAAAATGCGCTACGGCAGTTTAGACATAAATAAATCTGCTGTTGATTTATCTGCTGCTACCAGCTTGGTACTAGAATTGTCTCATCACCTGTTGGGCAATAAGCCAATCCGAATTATTAACCAAGTACCCTGTGATTTAGGGCTGGTTTCGTCCGATCCTCAACGACTGGAACAAGTGATGTATAACTTGGTCGGCAATGCCATCAAGTACACATCAGAAGGTAAAATTGTTATCTCTGCAAGCGTTATCGACGACAACATTCGTGTACAAGTTGTTGATACAGGCCAAGGCATACCTGCTGAATACCTAGAACATATCTTTGAACCGTTAATTCAAGCAGGACAAGACTCAAGTAACTATCGCCAAGGTGCAGGGCTTGGGTTGTCCATAAGTCGTCAGCTGATTGAACTGATGGGCGGTTCACTGTACGTAAGTAGTCAACCAATGCTTGGCACGACGTTCAGCTTTACCCTGCCTTTAGCCACCCAAGAAGAATTGGATAACTACAGTGATTCAGGAAGCTATTCGCACTTCCAAGCGCCAGATTTAATTGATAACAGCCAACAAGAAAATAGTGTTATCAGTGAAGATCCAAACGGTCCGTTACTGGTTATCGCCGACGATGAGCCAGTAAACTTACGCGTGCTAGACAGTTTCTTGAAATTGGAAGGTTATCGAGTACGCACCGCATGTGACGGCCCTGAAACCATTGAACTGATTGAGAAAGAGAAGCCAGAATTACTTCTGCTCGATATTATGATGCCGGGTATGAGTGGCTATCAGGTGTGTGAGGCGCTGCGTAAACAGTATGACCATGCACAATTGCCAATCATTATGCTCACGGCACTAAACCAAGCAGAAGACCGGGTTCGTGGCTTTGAAGCAGGAGCCAATGATTACTTGTCTAAACCGTTCAACAAACAAGAACTGGCGGCGCGAATTACGGCTCACTTATCAGCAAGTAAAGCTGAGCAAAGGCGTCTTGAGAATGATCAATTGCAACTGGAGCTTAAACACAGAGCCATGGTTGAAGCGAACTTACTAGAAACTCAAGGACGTTTGCTAGAGCAGTTAGAATCAGCCCCTGAGGCGATCATCTGTATTCGTGATGACCAACGAATTCGATTTGCCAACGAAGCTGCAGCAAAACTATTTAGGCGCGGGCAAGAGCAGCTTAAACGCTCTATGGCCGATGAGATCATTGCGCCTAAATATCTTAAGGTGGAACACGCTCACTACTGTGGTGATATTGACATCTATATAGACGACACTCGTCAGCGCATACCAAGTGATATCCTTAAGCTACCTGAAGGCTCAGGGCTCGACACCATGTATATCTTTAATGTTGGTGGTGGGGTTAACTCAAACCGAGTCAATAACCTTGAAACGGCGGTTGAGGCACTTTCAAGCTACGCCTTTGAGGGTGACAAAGATAAACTACAACAACTGAAAGAGCTTGGCGGTGAATTTACTCGCCTTGCAGATAAAGCAACCGGTGAAGGTAAAAACAAACAAGAGCTGATGCGTGAAGTGCTGGTCGATGTCATGACTAATGCCATCATCTACTGGGAGTCTGTTACAGGGGAAACCAAGTTTGCCTTCGCAGAGAAGAGTGGCTTGTGGCGCGTCTACCTAGACCGCAGTACCCTGCAAACTAGAACGCTAGACAAATATCTACGTGTAGAAACTCTACCGAAAACTCCTCGCTGGCGAACGGTACTGAGCTCTATCGAGTTTATACTTGAGCACTGTAAAGAACAGACACCTGAAAGAACTCATATTGAGACACTAAGGGATAAGCTACAAAAACTACTGACCAGTTAG
- a CDS encoding ABC transporter substrate-binding protein: MLANIKKTAIATAIIATATTGFASVATAAERSELTVHPKEYTTFVRNFNPYLGATNLHTTTDFMYEPLVVFNEMHGNTPVFRLAENFKMSDDLMSVVFDIRKGVKWSDGETFSADDVVFSFNLVKEKPELDQSGINSWVTSVEKLNDNQVKFTLTEANSNVPYEIAKVPVVPKHIWKDVKDPSTFTNENPVGSGPFTEIDTFTAQLYIQCANPNYWDADNLDVDCLRVPQIANNDQFLGKVVNSEMDWTSSFVPDIDRTYAAASPKHHYWYPPAGTQAFIVNFKHPDAAKHEALSNVEFRRAFSMALDRQTIIDIAFYGGGTVNDFASGLGYAFEAWSDEKTHDKYKGFNTYNAEGAKKLLADAGFKDVNKDGFVDTPSGKSFELMIQSPNGWTDFNNTVQLAVEQLNEIGIKAKARTPDFSVYNQAMLEGTYDVAYTNYFHGADPYTYWNSAYNSSLQSGDGMPRFAMHFYKNDKLDGLLNSFYKTADKNEQLDIAHGIQQIIAADQVTIPVMSGAYMYQYNTTRFTGWWNEENPKGRPNIWAGIPERLLHVLDLKPVK, from the coding sequence ATGCTTGCCAATATAAAAAAAACAGCAATAGCAACAGCAATTATTGCAACTGCTACAACAGGTTTTGCATCAGTAGCAACAGCTGCAGAGCGCAGCGAACTGACCGTTCACCCGAAAGAGTACACTACATTCGTACGTAACTTTAACCCGTACCTTGGTGCTACTAACCTACATACTACCACTGACTTCATGTACGAGCCTTTAGTAGTATTTAACGAAATGCACGGTAACACTCCGGTGTTCCGTCTAGCTGAAAACTTCAAAATGTCAGATGATCTGATGAGCGTTGTTTTCGACATTCGTAAGGGTGTTAAATGGTCTGATGGAGAAACTTTCTCTGCTGATGATGTTGTTTTTTCTTTCAACCTTGTAAAAGAGAAACCAGAACTTGACCAATCTGGTATCAACTCTTGGGTAACTTCTGTAGAAAAACTGAACGACAACCAAGTTAAGTTCACACTAACAGAAGCAAACTCAAACGTACCTTACGAGATTGCTAAAGTACCTGTAGTACCTAAGCACATCTGGAAAGACGTTAAAGATCCATCAACGTTTACCAATGAGAACCCGGTAGGTTCTGGTCCATTTACAGAAATCGATACGTTTACAGCGCAACTATACATCCAGTGTGCAAACCCGAACTACTGGGATGCAGACAACCTAGATGTTGACTGTCTACGTGTTCCACAAATTGCGAACAACGACCAGTTCTTAGGTAAAGTTGTAAACAGTGAAATGGACTGGACGTCTTCTTTCGTTCCAGATATCGATCGTACATACGCTGCAGCAAGCCCTAAACACCACTACTGGTACCCGCCAGCAGGTACACAAGCGTTCATCGTTAACTTCAAGCACCCTGATGCTGCGAAGCATGAAGCATTGAGCAACGTTGAATTCCGTCGTGCTTTCTCTATGGCACTTGACCGCCAAACTATCATCGACATCGCATTCTACGGTGGCGGTACTGTGAACGATTTCGCATCGGGTCTTGGCTACGCGTTTGAAGCTTGGTCTGATGAAAAAACTCATGACAAGTACAAAGGCTTCAACACTTACAACGCTGAAGGCGCGAAGAAGCTTCTTGCTGACGCTGGCTTCAAAGATGTAAACAAAGATGGTTTTGTTGACACTCCATCAGGTAAATCTTTCGAACTAATGATTCAATCGCCAAACGGCTGGACTGACTTCAACAACACAGTTCAACTTGCGGTAGAGCAACTAAACGAAATCGGTATTAAAGCGAAAGCTCGTACACCTGACTTCTCTGTTTACAACCAAGCAATGCTTGAAGGTACATACGACGTAGCATACACAAACTACTTCCACGGTGCGGATCCATACACGTACTGGAACAGTGCTTACAACTCATCACTACAATCTGGTGATGGTATGCCTCGTTTCGCTATGCACTTCTACAAAAATGACAAGCTAGATGGTCTTCTAAATAGCTTCTACAAAACAGCTGACAAGAACGAACAGCTAGATATTGCACATGGTATCCAGCAAATTATCGCTGCAGACCAAGTGACAATCCCTGTGATGTCTGGTGCTTACATGTACCAATACAACACAACTCGATTCACTGGTTGGTGGAACGAAGAAAATCCAAAAGGCCGTCCGAACATTTGGGCTGGTATTCCAGAGCGTCTACTTCATGTACTGGACCTAAAACCAGTTAAATAA
- a CDS encoding ABC transporter permease: MGYFLRRLSFYFVALLVAATLNFIIPRAMPGDPVTMMFANASVQVTPERIAAMKELLGFVDGGLLVQYGAYMKNILSWELGTSIQFYPLSVNTLLGGAFGWSLFLAGTAVILSFSIGSILGIFAAWKRGSKYDAFVTPGMLILQAVPQVVIAMIALFTFAIGLKWFPTGYAYTAGTIPDWTSWAFIKDVAYHAFLPLLCASIVQIGGFLVNMRNNMINLLAEDYITMAKGKGLSENRVVFNYAARNAMLPSVTALSMSLGMAIGGQLIIEIIFNYPGLGSVLFNAINARDYQVLQGQLLIMTLFMLFFNLVADMLYVVLDPRLRKGGK; the protein is encoded by the coding sequence ATGGGTTATTTTTTAAGACGTTTGTCATTTTATTTTGTCGCGCTATTAGTTGCAGCGACGTTAAACTTTATTATTCCAAGAGCAATGCCTGGTGACCCAGTTACCATGATGTTTGCGAACGCTTCTGTACAAGTTACTCCTGAGCGTATTGCTGCAATGAAAGAACTATTAGGCTTCGTTGATGGCGGCTTACTGGTTCAATACGGCGCATACATGAAGAACATTCTAAGCTGGGAGCTTGGCACATCAATTCAATTCTACCCACTTTCTGTAAATACTCTGTTGGGTGGAGCATTTGGTTGGTCGCTATTCTTAGCAGGCACCGCCGTTATTCTTTCTTTCTCTATTGGTTCAATCCTAGGTATTTTTGCAGCGTGGAAACGTGGCAGCAAATACGATGCCTTTGTGACTCCAGGGATGCTGATTTTACAAGCCGTTCCTCAGGTTGTTATTGCCATGATTGCGCTGTTTACCTTCGCAATCGGCTTGAAATGGTTCCCAACAGGTTACGCCTATACCGCGGGTACGATTCCAGATTGGACAAGCTGGGCATTCATTAAAGATGTCGCTTACCACGCCTTCTTACCTTTGCTATGTGCATCTATTGTTCAAATTGGTGGCTTCCTAGTAAACATGCGTAACAACATGATCAACCTGCTAGCTGAAGATTACATCACCATGGCGAAAGGCAAAGGCCTTAGCGAAAACCGAGTGGTATTCAATTACGCAGCTCGTAACGCGATGCTACCAAGTGTGACAGCACTTTCTATGTCGCTAGGTATGGCAATCGGTGGTCAGTTAATTATCGAAATCATCTTTAACTACCCAGGCCTTGGCAGCGTACTTTTCAACGCAATTAACGCTCGTGATTACCAAGTACTGCAAGGTCAACTGCTTATCATGACGCTATTCATGCTGTTCTTTAACCTAGTTGCAGACATGCTTTACGTTGTTCTTGACCCTCGTCTTCGTAAGGGTGGTAAATAA
- a CDS encoding ABC transporter permease, with product MKDILKLIWRNPMALTGVIILSIFILGAIAAPLITKHVPDKRTGNPHEYPGFVVKSAQTSPDGWVAQNLADDRRTLIMSKKADHVLGTTRMGRDVWSQVVYGARVSLAVGFGAGLTVCLLATVIGVSAGYFGGRVDDVLTAAMNIMLVIPQYPLLFVVAAFIGEAGPLTITLVIGFMSWAWGARVVRSQTLALREKEFVKAAEVLGESSFRIIFVEILPNLISIVGASFIGSVMYAIMMEATISFLGLGDPNTISWGIMLYNVQTSSSMLIGAWWELLAPCIALTLLVTGLALLNFAVDEIANPQLRSHKGMKRWKKLAAQDKEEREPELPPQNALWSGDK from the coding sequence ATGAAAGATATTCTAAAACTCATTTGGCGTAACCCGATGGCCTTAACAGGCGTCATCATCCTAAGTATTTTTATTCTTGGTGCGATTGCGGCTCCATTGATAACTAAACACGTACCAGACAAACGTACAGGTAACCCGCACGAATACCCTGGCTTCGTGGTTAAGTCTGCACAAACAAGCCCTGATGGCTGGGTTGCTCAAAACCTAGCAGACGATCGTCGTACATTGATAATGTCTAAAAAGGCTGACCACGTACTTGGGACAACTCGTATGGGTCGTGACGTTTGGTCACAAGTGGTATACGGCGCACGCGTATCTCTTGCTGTAGGTTTTGGTGCGGGTCTTACCGTATGTTTACTCGCGACAGTGATCGGTGTTTCGGCAGGTTACTTTGGCGGACGTGTCGATGATGTTCTGACAGCCGCAATGAACATCATGCTAGTTATTCCTCAATACCCATTACTGTTTGTAGTTGCAGCCTTTATCGGCGAGGCAGGGCCACTCACCATAACCTTGGTTATCGGCTTTATGTCCTGGGCTTGGGGCGCGCGTGTTGTTCGTTCCCAGACCTTAGCACTGCGTGAAAAAGAGTTTGTAAAAGCCGCTGAAGTTCTGGGTGAATCTTCATTCCGTATTATCTTCGTAGAGATTCTTCCAAACCTTATCTCTATTGTTGGCGCGAGCTTCATCGGTTCAGTGATGTACGCAATCATGATGGAAGCAACGATTTCGTTCTTAGGTCTTGGTGACCCGAACACAATCAGCTGGGGCATCATGCTTTACAACGTTCAAACCTCTTCATCAATGCTGATTGGCGCTTGGTGGGAACTATTGGCTCCTTGTATCGCATTGACACTACTTGTAACTGGTCTTGCTCTACTTAACTTCGCTGTCGATGAAATTGCCAACCCGCAACTGCGTTCTCACAAGGGCATGAAGCGTTGGAAGAAATTAGCAGCACAAGACAAAGAAGAACGTGAACCTGAACTACCACCACAAAATGCACTTTGGAGCGGAGATAAATAA